The Argentina anserina chromosome 5, drPotAnse1.1, whole genome shotgun sequence genome includes the window tcttcttcaaccaTGGGGTCTATCAACGTGATGTGTAATTCCCCACGCGATTTATCCAGCCATTCCGCTTCATCCTTCTCCAAGAAAGGCCATAGGAGTTGGTTTTCCGGCATTGTTAACCGGCTTGCATTGTTACGGCAGTCACTGATGATCAATGGCTTCTCAATCACCAAGCGCGCTTCATCAGAACACCCTCCCATCGTTTCAATCTTTCTCTTGAACTCTTCAGGCAAGTCTCGAAGTTGAGTAGCAAGTGGCTGAGAGTACTTCATCTTCTTGCTCGTCTGTTCGGGCTTCTTGGAGTCGGAAGCCCTGACTTTCTTACGATCACAAGTAGGCATGCTATTGTAACCACGTTCATCGTCTCTTCCAGTAGCACAGTTCACAATCTCTATCTTGGAGTCCAATGTATCCTTCTTCAGCTTCGTGAATTCCACCCTCCGATCACTATGGCCATCTGCATCGTCCCTACTTGGGGAGAATATTTTCAAAGCATTGAGCTTTC containing:
- the LOC126793862 gene encoding putative B3 domain-containing protein At3g24850, which translates into the protein MGHLTVEAMQVIKSKVYGDNKKMPNLDQLALVAAVASNKEEEIIFENSSSAQEALRKLNALKIFSPSRDDADGHSDRRVEFTKLKKDTLDSKIEIVNCATGRDDERGYNSMPTCDRKKVRASDSKKPEQTSKKMKYSQPLATQLRDLPEEFKRKIETMGGCSDEARLVIEKPLIISDCRNNASRLTMPENQLLWPFLEKDEAEWLDKSRGELHITLIDPMVEEEKICLAQWNYPSSISYILRTGWNYVVAKNALKAMDLIQVWSFRNKTNSRLHLALVKRGVDSRDAGCSSSSTSYASSTVVDGEIK